The following coding sequences lie in one Metallumcola ferriviriculae genomic window:
- a CDS encoding DMT family transporter, with product MTSAYMLILLAAVAWGSLGIAGENLFKLGLLPTQIVWFRSTIAFAGILLLTMTANRSRLRIKRHDIPFFLAYGLISVALFYLSYLTAIEKTGVAAAAILLYTAPAITAILSRMIYKEPIDKLKLICIALTISGCFLVVKGYDLNNLKLNTSGILWGLMAGLTYALYPIFGKHVADKYHPWTIILYSQGIGSLFLSTMFFPKTIITETQHPMTWVYLLYIGIIPTLFSYLCYNAALKHVAPGRASIIATLEPVAAVFFAYVFLGQLLEPVQMAGAFLVVVAVIIVQLPKKFTFLKQ from the coding sequence ATGACATCCGCTTACATGCTCATTTTACTTGCTGCTGTAGCCTGGGGCAGCTTAGGTATCGCTGGAGAAAATTTATTTAAACTGGGCCTGCTTCCCACGCAAATAGTTTGGTTTCGATCAACAATCGCTTTCGCCGGTATATTGCTTTTAACCATGACAGCCAATAGGTCTCGCTTACGCATTAAGCGGCATGATATACCTTTTTTTCTTGCCTATGGTTTAATAAGCGTTGCATTATTCTATCTATCCTACTTAACCGCGATAGAAAAAACCGGAGTGGCCGCCGCTGCCATATTGCTTTACACTGCTCCTGCCATTACAGCGATATTATCACGTATGATATATAAAGAACCTATTGATAAGTTGAAGCTTATATGTATTGCTTTAACAATCAGCGGGTGTTTCTTGGTAGTTAAAGGTTACGACCTGAACAACCTCAAGCTAAACACTTCCGGTATTCTCTGGGGGCTGATGGCAGGCCTAACTTACGCTCTCTATCCCATTTTCGGCAAACACGTGGCGGATAAATATCACCCATGGACCATAATTTTATATTCCCAGGGTATTGGATCACTTTTTTTAAGCACTATGTTCTTTCCAAAAACTATAATTACCGAAACCCAACACCCTATGACATGGGTCTACTTGCTCTATATCGGTATCATCCCCACTTTATTCTCTTACCTTTGTTATAACGCCGCCCTAAAACACGTCGCTCCTGGGCGGGCCAGTATTATAGCTACGTTAGAGCCGGTAGCAGCAGTATTTTTTGCTTATGTTTTTTTGGGACAGCTTTTAGAGCCTGTACAAATGGCAGGTGCTTTCCTAGTAGTTGTTGCAGTAATTATTGTTCAGCTTCCAAAAAAATTTACTTTCCTTAAACAGTAA
- a CDS encoding ornithine cyclodeaminase family protein, whose translation MLILSKEDVKKAVTMREAIDAVELAYSHYYQKKAETPLRTRIHCDQVNGDMLFMPAFMAQQGGVGIKVVSVFPENLKQAKPTISAVMLYSDSETGEHLCLMDATFMTALRTGAASGVATRYLAKESSRKAALFGTGGQALRQLEAVLEERNIEEVFIFDINVQRATDFIKLCEEELAGFSFSAVLANSPAQAVQDADIVMTATTSKTPVFSGNDIKPGTHINGIGSFTPEMQEIDEITLARAEKIVIDSFDASFKEAGDLIIPMEKGVLSKADIYSEIGKITSGEMPGRESNEEITYFKSVGIAVQDIAVAKIIYENAKVKRLGQEIEIF comes from the coding sequence ATGCTAATTTTATCAAAAGAGGATGTAAAAAAAGCGGTAACCATGCGGGAAGCTATTGATGCCGTTGAATTGGCATATAGCCACTATTATCAAAAGAAAGCTGAAACACCGCTGCGAACTAGGATTCATTGTGATCAGGTGAATGGAGACATGCTGTTTATGCCTGCTTTTATGGCCCAACAGGGGGGCGTAGGGATCAAGGTTGTATCCGTGTTTCCGGAAAATCTGAAGCAGGCTAAACCGACGATTTCTGCGGTGATGCTTTATAGTGATTCGGAGACGGGAGAACATTTATGTCTCATGGATGCCACATTTATGACGGCACTAAGGACCGGCGCCGCCTCAGGCGTGGCAACCAGGTATTTAGCAAAAGAAAGCAGCAGGAAGGCAGCTCTGTTTGGAACCGGCGGTCAGGCATTACGCCAGCTGGAAGCAGTACTAGAAGAAAGAAATATAGAAGAAGTTTTTATATTTGATATTAATGTGCAGCGGGCGACGGACTTTATAAAGCTTTGTGAAGAAGAGTTAGCAGGGTTTAGTTTTTCCGCGGTATTGGCAAACTCCCCAGCCCAAGCGGTACAAGATGCTGACATTGTAATGACTGCAACCACTTCCAAAACACCGGTGTTTTCCGGCAATGATATTAAACCGGGAACCCATATTAATGGAATAGGGTCTTTTACCCCGGAAATGCAGGAAATCGATGAAATAACATTGGCAAGAGCTGAAAAAATAGTGATTGATTCTTTTGACGCCTCCTTTAAGGAAGCGGGTGACCTGATTATACCGATGGAGAAAGGCGTGCTAAGTAAAGCGGATATTTATAGTGAAATCGGTAAAATTACCAGCGGTGAAATGCCCGGCAGAGAAAGTAACGAGGAAATTACCTATTTCAAATCCGTGG